AGGTTATGGGCTCACTTGGGCGCCAGGCGGGCCGCAACGTTCGGCCGGGGCCGGCCGAACTCGTCGCGAACAAAGGTGTCCGCGTCCTGATTGCGGACCCGGTCGTAGCGGTGGAACGGGCTGCGAATCTGGTTCTCGGTAATCAGCGGCTCGCGACAGCCGGACAGCATCGCCGCACCCCCGGCCGCGACCAGCAGCAGCCAAGCCTTCCCCACCCCGGACCATCGACGAAATCGCTCAGCCATAAAACAGTGTACCACACGTCCAATGACGTGTGGTACACCGGAGGAGGAGAGAGAGATGCGTGTGGATCCGGCCCTTCCTGGGCGGCCCCCGGCGTCGCGTTCCCTGCCGGGGCGGTCCACATAAAGCTATACGTTGAGCACACTTGTTTGTTCTGAGGCCCACACCGAATCGTTGCAAATTTGCAACATTTGCCGCTCCAGCGACGCCTACCTGGGTAAATGCAAGCACCCCACAAGACCCAAACGACCATCCACCACCATCTGTCGCAGCGCCTCGCCCAAGCCCACGGCCACCGCGGTCGACAGGTTCAAGCTCCGCTCGCCCTCCCGCAGCGGGATGCCAACCCGCCACGCGTCCTGACCCTCCAGCAACTCCGCCGGCAGGCCCCGCGTCTCCTTGCCGAACACCAAGTGGTCCCCCGCCTCGAAATGCGCCTCGAAGTGCGGCCTGCCCCGGCGGGCGGTGAAGTACCACCGCCGGGCCTCCGGGTAGGCCTCCAGGTACGCATGCCAGTTCCGGTGCACCGTCGGGTTTAGCCGAGGCCAGTAGTCCAGGCCCGCCCGCCGCAACGCCTTCTCATCGAGATCGAAGCCCAGCGGCTCGATGAGATGCAAGGCCGCACCCATCGCAAGACAGGTGCGGCCGATGCTGCCGGTGTTATTGGGGATCTCCGGCTCGTGGAGCACCACGTGCAGCCGCGGCCAACTCGTGCCGTTGTCCATCGGGCCTATCGACGGTTCTGACGCGAGAGGTATGCCTCGTCGCGCTGCCGCCGGATCTGCACCGCCGGATCGACCTCCACCATGCGGTTCAGCGCCACCTCGAAGCGGTCGTCCAGCGGGTGGCCCATCCAACGCACCGAGTTGTCGGTGCTGTAGAGCACCACGAACGGCACGTGCAGGTCTCGGATGGTCTCCAGGATGCGATCACCACCGCCGTACACCTCCTTGCCCAGGGACGACGTCAGCAGTTCCAAATCCTTGTCGAGCGCGATCGTGTGCTTGATCTGCGTGCGATTGGTGATGTTCGCCAGCGTCCGGCCATACCGCTCGATCGCCTCGTCGATCACGCCGCGGTTGCGACGTACCTCCTCGCGATCGACCGCGACCCACGGAATCGACATGCCGATCACGACGATGTCCCGGCCGTGCCGACGCTGCAACTCGTCCATCAGCGGCTGCACGCGCTCGTAGCTCGACGGCACCGTGTGGGCCCAGTAATACACCACGCGCACGCGACCGTCCATGTTGGGCTTGGGCGTCACCCACGTCACAAGGTCGGTGTTGAAATCCACGATGGGCAGCGCCGTCTGGCCGCGGTTGTCAAAGTCCGCGTTCTGCGCTTCCTCGGCCGCACGCCAACGCGCCGGCCAGTTCGCGTCCTGGTACAGCAGCGCGTCCTGCGGCGGAATGTCCCAGTTGGGAATGTCTGCCGCATCGTTCTGCGCCACGCGGCCGATCACGCGGGTCGTCGGTCGCTCCGGCTCAGCGCGACGGGACGCCGCCTGCGCCGCGACCTCGCGTGTCTCCTGGCTCACCAACTGCACCGCGTCGCGCACGCTGCCGCGCTCGATATCCGCAAAGCGGATCTGGCCGGCCCGATCAACCACGTAGAAGTTGGGATCCATGTCGGCCTTGATCGCTTCGCGGAACTTCGAGCCCGCATCACGCGCAATCGGGTAGCTCAATCGCAGACGCTCGGCGGTCTGCGCCGCGGTGTCGTAGCCCTCGTCCGAGTGCACGCCGATCACGACCAGCCCCTGGTCTGCAAAACGCTTGGCCATCAATTCAGCAGCGCGGGCCGAAGCGGTCGACCCCGAGTGCCAGCTGGCCCACGTCAGGATGAGCACCGGTTTGCCGTCCAGGTCGTCGGCCGTCAGCGGCTCACCCACCCAGTCGGTCAATCCGCCCAGCAGCGACTTGTCGAACGTGCTGAGTTCCATCGCGTTCAGCGCTTCGCGCCGCTCGCCCGAACCCTCGCGGATGATCTGCTCGCTCTGCGCCAAGCCGGCACTGGCCGCCAGCGCCACGATCGTTGCCGTCAGAATCCCTCGCATACGTGCTGCCCTCTGCGCCGTCCCGACGCCAGTCTGTTCTCGTTGCGTTCTTTGCCAGAGCCATCCACAGCCAAACACGACCCGAGATCCGGGCCCTCGCCGCAGGATACCACGCTCGGCCGGGCCTCGTTGCAACCGCATCGCGGGCCCACTCTCTCTATTGACGCTGCAGACGGCCAAATGTTCCCCTTATCCGGCCCCTGCCTCGCAGAGCGTCGCGAGAACGATCGCCGCCGACACCCCAACATTCAGCGAATCGACGCCCTCGTTCATCGCGATGCGCACCCGATGCTCCGCCGTCGCCATCGCGGCCTCGCTCAGCCCGGGCCCCTCGGCCCCCAGAAGCATTGCCAGGCGATCCGGCGGACACCGCAATTCAACCCCACCCAGTGGCCTCGCCCCCGCGTCCGGCGTGAGCGCCAGCGTCCGCAGCCCCATCGAGACCAGCCGATCGAGGTCCCCGGGCCAATCAGCGGCCCGCGCCGTCGGCACCCGCAGCACGTGCCCCATCGACACCCGCAGGCTCTTGCGGTAAAACGGGTCCGCACACCCCGGCCCGAGTAGCACCGCCGACCCCACCGGCGCCAATGCCGACAGGCTCCGATACAGCGATCCCACGTTGTCGTGGTTGCTCAGCCCCTCGAGCACCAGCACGCACGGAGCCGCCCGAACAACCTCCTCCCACGATGCCGCCTCGCCCCGCTCGCCGATCGCCAGCACACCCCGATGCATGTCGAACCCCACGATCCCCTCGGCCACGCCCCGATCGGCCACGAACACCGGCGTCCCTTCTGGCAACCGATCGATTGCGACCCGCATCGAGAGCAGCCGCGTGGGCGTGATTAGAACCGAACGAACCATGAACGAGGACGCGAACAACTCCCGTGCCACGATCTCGCCCTCGGCAATGAACAGCCCGCCCAGCCCCGTACCTCCATCCCGCTGCACGCGCAGCCATGCGTCCTTCTGGTCGCGATAGGGCTCCAGCTCAGGGTGCGAGAGATCGTGGACTGGGATGAATTCGGGGCCAGCAGCACTCGTCACGGGCTCATTCTGGGCCGCCCGTCACCCGATGGCTAATCTGCACGCCGCCGAACGAAGCAACCGGCAAGGCGTATCGGACCTGACCCGTATCCGCGAAGGAGCGTCGAGCACTTGGAACTCTGGCAAGCCATCGTGCTCGGCATCGTCGAGGGCATCACCGAATACCTGCCGGTGAGCTCCACGGGCCATCTCATCCTCGCCTCGGGCCTCATGGGCCTCAGCGACACCCCCGAGGGCCACCAGGCCGTCAACGCATTCAACATCGTCATCCAGGGCGGCGCCATCCTCGCCGTCCTGGGCCTCTACCGCCAGCGCGTCTGGCAGATGATCAAGGGCCTGCTCGGCAAAGACGCCGACGGCCTCCGCCTGGCGGTTAACATACTCGTCGCTTTCCTTCCAGCCGCGGCGCTGGGGCTGGCCTTCAACGAGTGGATCGAGGCCCACCTCTTCAGCGCCACGGTCGTGCTCGCGATGCTCGCCATCGGCGGCATCTACATGATCGCGCTCGACAAGGCCGTGGTCGCACCGCGCCGCCGCGAAGAGCGCGGCATGACGCTCGACGAACTCCGTCCGTTCCGCGCGTTCATTGTCGGCCTGCTGCAATGCGTGGCCATGGTTCCGGGCACCAGCCGCTCGATGATGACCATAACCGGCGGCGTGCTCGTAGGCCTCAAGCCCAGGGATGCGGCCGAATTCAGCTTCCTCCTGGGCCTGCCAACCCTCGGCGGCGCCTGCGTGCTCACGCTCTTCAAGGACCTGACCCGCGACGACGGCTCGCCCACCATGATCGACGTCATCGGCTGGCCCGCCCTCATCCTGGGCATCGTCGTCTCGACGATCTCAGCCATGCTCGCCGTGAAGTGGCTCGTGGGCTTCCTGAACAAGCACGGCCTGGCGCTCTTCGGTTGGTACCGCATCGTGCTCGCGGGCGTGCTGCTGGCGGCCACCATGGCAGGCCTGGTCTCGTTCATGCCCGAGGCCGCCTAGCCGTTGGTCTATCCGAACACGCTCATCAGCAGCAGCAACAGCACGCCGCCGAAGAAGATCACGTCGACCAGCACGGCCACCGCCAGGCCACTCAGCACGAACGCGAAGAAGCCAAACCAGTCGGGCTTCTTCGCAAGCGCGATGATCGACACCAGCAAGGCAACCGGGCTCAACAAGCCAAACGTCATCAGCCCCGCACACGCGAACAACAACGCGATGCGCCCGGGCGTCGTCGGCACGGCGTCGTACTGCTTCAGCGGTTCACGGGTCGCGGTAGCACGCATGCCCGAATGTTAGAACTCCACCGCCACGTACAGAAGCTCGGGCCGGGAAAGCAGCCGCGGAGCCTCGCTGGGCCGTGTCCGTACCTCGACCAGGCCCGTCGTCTGGACCTCGCCCGAGGCTAGCAGCGGCAGCGCATCGGCCACCGAGCCAAAGCTCGCCCCGATGACCTCCAACTCACCGGCTACCACCGGCGTCAGGTCAACCCGGGCCCCTGCCTGCGGCTGGGCCGCCAGGATGAACGTGCCCCGGGGCCGCAGCATCCCCAGCGCCAGGTCCATGGACGCCTCGCTGCCGACGCAATCCACCACCACCGTCTGATCGCGACGCCGCCCAACCTCGTCGGCGTGGCGATGCCGAACGCCCCACTTCTCGGCGCGTCCAAACGCCTCGGGACGCCAGCCCAGCAGCCGAACCGTGGCGTTCAGCTTGGCGATGGTCTGCACGGCCAGCAACGCCGCAAGGTTGTCCCCCAGCACCGTGACGTACACCTTGCCCTCCATGCGGATCATGCGAGCAGCATGCAAGGCCCTCGAAAGCGGCCCGGCGAGCAACGCCTGATCGTCCGCCAGCCCCTCGGGCACCAGCGTGAGATTCCGCCAAGGGACGGCCACCACCGCCGCCATGCTGCCCGGCACGCCGTCGCTGCCCAGCGTGCCGCCCTCGCGGCAGTGCTGGCTCACGCCCGCTCGGCACATGTCGCACGTGCCGCAGGCAACCGTGGGCGAGCAAACCACCCGAGACTTGAGCAATCGCTCACGCACGCCCGCGGGCGCATCCTCGCCCACCTCGCTCACCACGCCGACGAGATCTCGCCCCAGCACCGAGCCGTCCGGTGCGCCAGCGGCGGCCGATGAAACCGAGGCAGGGACGTCGCCCGCCAGACGCACACGCACGAGCGCCTCGCCCGCGTTGCACGAGGGCGGCGACCAGGAACCGACGACGGGTTGATGCTGGCGGGCGACGATCGCGTCCAAGAAAGGCTCCCGGGGCTACGCAGGGGTCATCGGCCTACCGGGGCGTGCGGGTCAAACCAACCGGCGTCGAACTGGTCTCCGTCGGCGGCAAGGGCATCCAGGGCAGATATTCCCACCAGGCCCGAGACCTTGTGAAGACCGGATAGACGTACGTCTGCTGGTCCGCGAACCACGAGCCATTCTGATCGATCCAACGCTGCCACGCGATGAAATCCAGCCCGAAGTCCTGCCCGGTCAGCAATTCGAGCGATCGCACCACCGCCGCGTGCACCGCCAGGCTCTGCTCGGTATCGGACCGCAGCGAGGTCAGCAGCCCCGTCACCACGTCGCTCTGGGGGTACTGCCCGAGTGCGATCGCCGCCTCCACGCGCACGTTCTGATCGGGCTCGTTCTCCGGATCGATGAGTTCGAGCAGCCGCCCCGTCGCCGAGGGCTCGTGGATCCGCTGCAAGCCGATGGCCGCCGCGCGACGCACCATCGGCTCGGGATCATCCAGAGCACGGGCAAGCAACGCCCCGTCCGCGGCCACGCCATGGATTCCCAACCCACGGGCCGCGGCCGCCCGCACCGCGGCGTATTCGTCCTGCAGGTTGTCCCGGAAGATCGCCAGGATCCGCTCGTCGGGCTCGAGCAACTCCATCGTCAGCCTGACCGTGCCGCGATACCGAGCGTCGGGGTCGTATGGATCCCTGGCCAACTCGGCCGGGTTAACCTGTGTCGTGGCAAAGATCTTGTTGACGATGCTGTCCTCACCAAACTGCACGCCAGTCCCCTGGCAGCCACCCATCAGCAGCAGCAGACCACACATCGCCCCAAGACTCGCCAGACTCCGCGTCATGGCCCATGCTATCGGCCTCGCCGCCGCCGTGTGCGCCACCGCATGCGCCCCCACCCCGATCGCCACGGGCTCGCTGGGCGACCTCCAGTCCCAGTGGTTCTACGTGCCCGGCCCCTACACCACCGTGCGCAGCACCCGCGATGGCGACCAACCGACACGCGTCACTGCCGAGCGTAACGGCCGGTGGACCGTCACTATCGGCGAGCCGCCCACAACGATCGCCGTCGTCAGGCTGCCCGATGGCCGCCCGGCGACCACCAGCATCTCCAACCCGGATCGCAACGAAACCGCCGTTTTTGAGCCCCCCCTGCCCCTCATGCCCGCTGCGGGCCAGACGCCCCCCGCCGTCGAAGAATCCGACGTCGCGCTCTACGAGGGCCTCTCTCCCGCCGCCGACGCACGCCCCAGCCGCACCGGTACCGCCTCACGCACGTTCTTCGCCATCGAGCCAACAACATGGACCATCGATGGCAACACCGTTCCCGCCCAGCGCATGACGCACGTGCTGCTGCTCGACTTCGGCGCAGCCAAGGTGCGACAGCGCTACGAGAGCACCGCCGTCGAGAACCGCGGCGTCGTCCGCGAAACCATGCGCGAACGCATCACCTTCCTCGGCGTTCGCGTCGACGGCCGGGAAGAGCAATTCGAAGTCATCGAGTTCATCGACGAGCGTTGATCGGCACGCGACTCAGAATTGCCCGTCACCCGGCGGGCGAAATCCCACGGGCCGATCGAAGATCTCTCGCATGATCACGGCCTTCTTCAGATCGATGCCCATCGCCATCAGGGGCGTTCCCCGGCGGCGCCCGCCCACCGCAATGGGCGCCTCCACCGGCCTGTCTTCCTGCTGACGTTGCGCCTCGATCACGTCGGTAATAACCGTCGCCTGCACCGGCGCACGCGTTGGCTCGACGGGCCGACCGGCCGGAATAGGCCGCGGACGATCGCGCTGGTCGCCACGGCTCGAAGATCGCTGCGTGGCGCCGCGTGCCGGCTGCGACTGACCCGACTGCTGCGGCCGCGCCTGGGGGCGCTGCGGCCCCTGCTGACGCTGCTGGTGCTGCTCCTGCTGCCGGCGGCGCTGGGCCTCGATGGCCTCGCGGCGCCGCCGCAACTGCTCCTCGAGATCCTGCCGCTTGGTCGACGCACGCTGGCGTTGCTCTTCCTGCCGACGCCGGGCCAATTCCTCCAACCGCTCGCGCTGCGTCTGCTCGGCTTGCTGGCGAGGCCGACCGCTCCTCTCGGATTGCGGCGGCGCCTCGACGCGTCCGGTCCGCAGCGCCTCGAGCTTGGCCTTCTGCCGCGCCTGCTCAGCCTGCTTCTTTTCCTGGGCCTGCTTCAACTGCTGCATCAGCCAACCAAGGCCCGAGATCCCGAACGAGATCGCGATGATGATGATGCCAAAGTTGCTCTGGACCCATTGCCACATGAATCAACCCTAGTCGACAGCCCGCTCCGAAGACGCCATGCGGGGGAGAGCCACCACGCGACCGCCATCCTCGCTGCGGAACCGCTCGAACGCCGCGCCGAACACACCCTCCAGGGCCGAGGGATCTCCCAGCTCCGCCACGCTCATTTCCACGACCGATCCCTCGTCCGAGATCGCAAGCCCCCCATCGGCGACCGACGCCGCCCACGGCAGGTCATGCGCCGCCACCACCACCGCGAGCCCGCGTCCGGCCAACTCCCGCAGCGTCTCGATCAGCCGCCCGGCGTGCCGTGTGTCGAGCGAGCTCGCCGGCTCGTCGGCCAGCAACACCTTCCCCGTAAGGTCACCCGCCCCCAACTGCGCTAGCGCCCGTGCGATCGTCGCACGCTGCTGCTGGCCCACGCTGAGCCTGGGAAGCGCCGCGTCGGCATGCCGCGTGAGGTCCATGGCCTCCATCGCCCACGCCACCGCCTCGCCCGAGCCCCGCCGGCCGGCCGCAAAGGGCCCAAAGCCCACGTACTCTCGCACCGTAAATGCAAACGCCAGGCTCGTTCGCTGCGGCGCCAACGCCAGCCGCTTGGCCCGCTCCGCCTCGCTCCAACGGCCGATCGGCCGGCCTGCCAGTTCCACCGAGCCCCGGCGCGGCGTCAGCACGCCCGCCAGCAGCCGCAGAAGCGTCGATTTGCCCGCGCCGTTCGAGCCCACCAGCGCGACTACGCGCCCGGACCGCAGCGCGAGGTCCACCGGGCCCAGCCCCCGCGTTTGGCCGGCATACTGGTGCGTCAGCCCCGCAACACGCAGGCACGCACCCCCCGATGGATCGGCACTTTCGGTCGCCACGCCCCTACGCTAGTAGCCCTCGGCAGCCCGGGGCGGCATTTTCAAGTTTTGTTCAGCCCGGCAACCACCCACCAAGACGCAAGCTCGGAGACCGGCACAGATGGATCAGAACACCAACGGCAGCTCCCATGGCGCCAAAGGCACCGTCGCCGTCACCGGGGCAACCGGGTTCGTGGGCGGCCACGTCGTCCGCGCCCTGCTCGATCGAGGCTACAAGGTCCGGGCCCTGAGCCACTCGCACAAGGACATCGCCGACCTGCGAGACCGGGATGCCGTCGCCGTCACCGTGGGCGACATCAACGACGCCGACGCCCTGGCCGAACTGCTCCGTGGTTGCACGGCGGCCATCCATCTGGTGGGCATCATCCGCGAGACGAAGAACAAGCGCTTCGACGCCCTCCACGTCGAGGGAACCCGCAGCATCGTCAAGGCCTGCCAGCGGGCCGGGGTTCGCCGATACCTCCACATGTCCGCCCTGGGCGTCGACGACGAGGCGCGCACGCAGTACCAGAAGACCAAGTTCAAGGCCGAGCAGGAAGTCCGAGCCTCCGACCTGGACTGGACCATCTTCCGCCCATCGCTCATCCATGGCCCCGGCGGCGAGTTCACCCAGATGATGGTCCAGTGGAGCCGCGGCGAGATCGCCCCTTGGATCGGCATGCCCTACTTCCGCCGCCCCGAGACCGAGCAACGCGTGCCATTCGGCGGCGTGTCCTACGTCGATCCCGAGGTGCAACCCATCGTTGTCACCGACGTGGCCAACTACTTCGTCGATGCACTCGAGCGCGACGAGACCATCGGTGAGATCTTCAACCTCGTCGGCGCCGAGCGACTCTCCTGGCCCGCCATGCTCGAATACGTCCACGAGCACGTGCCCCACGCCAAGAAGGGCGTCCACCCGCTCTGGGCCCCCGCCGACATCGCCGCCCTCCAGGCAAAGGCCGCCAGCTTCGTCGGCCTGGGCGGGCTCCTGCCCTTCGACGAGGGCATGGCCACCATGGGCGCCCAGGATTCCACCAGCTCCCTGGAGCGCGTGGAGGCCTACTTCGATCGCCAGCCCAAGCCCTTCCGAGATTCGTTCTCGGTCTACGCGGGAAAGCTCTAGCACCCCACAACCCACGTCCGCCAACCCTGGCAAGCTGCGACGGTCGATCCGTGCAGCACGGTTTTGCACGCGCCCCGCGGCGTTGGCCTCACCGCCCGACTGACACCAAGAGCCCGCGTAACGAAAGTTGCTCTCGGCGTCGACCGATGCCACAAAGGAGAGCCGAATGCCCCCAGGAGCCAACGTGGTGTGTGACACGCCCATCTCGCATCTTCGTTCGGCGACCCCCGCCGTCGTCATGACCCTCAACCGAAAGGGCATCACCACCGTCGGCGATCTCCTGGCGGCCTCCTTCGACGAGGTCGCGTATCAGCTCGACAGCTTCGACGACGCCGAAGTCCTGATCGACGAAGCAAAACAGGCAGCCGCGGGCGACCCCGCCGCCACCGCTCCGCCCGCCAACGACCAGACCGAAGACGACCAGGCCGAAGACGCCAAGCCCGACGCCACGCAGGAGGATGACCCCATGGATCAACAGGGCGACAACGACAAGGGCCAGCAGCCAAAGCCCCAGAACAACCCCCAGAACAACCCGAAGCCAACGCCCCCGTCCGCGCCCAAGCCCACCGCCGGCCAGGTCGGCCTGGCCACCGCCATGCAGGCCGTCCTCAGCCTCGACGGCGGCGCCTTCGCATCCATGCAGGCGTCGTCCGCCGCAGCCCAAAGGCTCGCCGCCGCCGCCCTCATCATCCAGCACGGCGGCGGAGAGGACGAAGCCGTCGCCGCCGGCCTCCTGGACACCATCGATCCCAACGCCCCGTGCGTCGATCGCAAGGACGCGTCGGTCCGCTTCGGCGAACCCGCCGTCGACCTGCTCGAACGCGCCGAGCTACTCCTCACCGTCCCCATGAGCCCAAGCGGCAAGCCCTCGAACGTCCACGCCAAGCTCGTGGAAGTCGCCGACGCCTCGGCCCTGCTCGTCGCCACCTGCGGCGCCGTCGCCTCGGCAAGGGCCGTGCTCGCACGCTACCAGAGTTCGGGCGAGGACGCATGGACGCTCTTCAAGGGCGGCCGCGACTTCGCCGTCTGGTACTTCGGCTCGATCTGCAAGGCCCTGGGCCCGGCTCTCAAGAAGTCGGGCAAGGAAAGCCTCAGCCACGAACTCTGGTCGGTGGTCCGGGCCCTCGAGGCCAGCGGCGGCGAAGACCGCAAGGCCGCCTGAAGCTCGATTCATCCGCCGTCCATTCCCAGAGAAACACGCCGCGGGTCGATATGGTTGGGGCCTGACGGGAAGCGACCACGCCTCCCCGGAACCATGCTCCAGGCCAGGAGGGCCCGCCATGTCGACATCTACCGAGGCCGTCCTCAAGTATCGAGAGGCCATCCTCCGCCACGTGGGGCACGACCAGTACGCCCCCTCCACCGTCGAGGTGCTCGCCCAGGACCTGAGGGCCGAAGACCCCCAGCAGTTCCAGTCCGCCGTCGACGCCCTGGTCGACCAGGGACTGCTCTCGATGAGCAACGCCGGCCAGGTCATGCTCCCCAGCTTCGGCGACGCCGACGGCGAGGTCGAGGGAACCTTCAACCGAAACCCCAAGGGCTTCGGCTTCTTCAAGCCCCTCACCCGCGTCCGCGAGGGTGACGTCTTCGTCCCCCCAGACGACACCATGGGCGCCCTCTCGGGAGACCGAGTCAAAGCCAGGATCCGCCGAGACCGCAAGCGCGAATCCTCCGGCCGCGGCGGCTTCGGCCCCCAGTACGTCGCCAGCATCGTCGAGATCCTCGAACGCAAGCGCTCAAGCTACGCCGCCACCATGCAGAAGCGCGGCGCCACCTGGCTGGCCATGCCCGACGGCGACACCTCCATCGGCCCGGTCGTCATCACCGACGCCGATAGCAAATACGTTAACGAGGGCGACAAGGTCATCATCGACCTCACCGAATACCCCGAGGGCCAGGCCCTCGCCGAGGGCGTCATCACACGCGTGCTGGGCGAAGCCGGCCAGCCCGACGTCGAGACCCAGGCCGTCATCGCCGCCTACGGCCTGCCCGCCGACGAATTCCCCGACGCCTGCCTCGACCAGGCGCGCGAATCAACGCGCTACTTCGACGACGCCGTCG
This portion of the Phycisphaerales bacterium genome encodes:
- a CDS encoding tRNA (cytidine(34)-2'-O)-methyltransferase, whose translation is MDNGTSWPRLHVVLHEPEIPNNTGSIGRTCLAMGAALHLIEPLGFDLDEKALRRAGLDYWPRLNPTVHRNWHAYLEAYPEARRWYFTARRGRPHFEAHFEAGDHLVFGKETRGLPAELLEGQDAWRVGIPLREGERSLNLSTAVAVGLGEALRQMVVDGRLGLVGCLHLPR
- a CDS encoding TlpA disulfide reductase family protein; translation: MRGILTATIVALAASAGLAQSEQIIREGSGERREALNAMELSTFDKSLLGGLTDWVGEPLTADDLDGKPVLILTWASWHSGSTASARAAELMAKRFADQGLVVIGVHSDEGYDTAAQTAERLRLSYPIARDAGSKFREAIKADMDPNFYVVDRAGQIRFADIERGSVRDAVQLVSQETREVAAQAASRRAEPERPTTRVIGRVAQNDAADIPNWDIPPQDALLYQDANWPARWRAAEEAQNADFDNRGQTALPIVDFNTDLVTWVTPKPNMDGRVRVVYYWAHTVPSSYERVQPLMDELQRRHGRDIVVIGMSIPWVAVDREEVRRNRGVIDEAIERYGRTLANITNRTQIKHTIALDKDLELLTSSLGKEVYGGGDRILETIRDLHVPFVVLYSTDNSVRWMGHPLDDRFEVALNRMVEVDPAVQIRRQRDEAYLSRQNRR
- a CDS encoding RNA methyltransferase, with translation MTSAAGPEFIPVHDLSHPELEPYRDQKDAWLRVQRDGGTGLGGLFIAEGEIVARELFASSFMVRSVLITPTRLLSMRVAIDRLPEGTPVFVADRGVAEGIVGFDMHRGVLAIGERGEAASWEEVVRAAPCVLVLEGLSNHDNVGSLYRSLSALAPVGSAVLLGPGCADPFYRKSLRVSMGHVLRVPTARAADWPGDLDRLVSMGLRTLALTPDAGARPLGGVELRCPPDRLAMLLGAEGPGLSEAAMATAEHRVRIAMNEGVDSLNVGVSAAIVLATLCEAGAG
- a CDS encoding undecaprenyl-diphosphate phosphatase, whose product is MELWQAIVLGIVEGITEYLPVSSTGHLILASGLMGLSDTPEGHQAVNAFNIVIQGGAILAVLGLYRQRVWQMIKGLLGKDADGLRLAVNILVAFLPAAALGLAFNEWIEAHLFSATVVLAMLAIGGIYMIALDKAVVAPRRREERGMTLDELRPFRAFIVGLLQCVAMVPGTSRSMMTITGGVLVGLKPRDAAEFSFLLGLPTLGGACVLTLFKDLTRDDGSPTMIDVIGWPALILGIVVSTISAMLAVKWLVGFLNKHGLALFGWYRIVLAGVLLAATMAGLVSFMPEAA
- a CDS encoding alcohol dehydrogenase catalytic domain-containing protein; the protein is MDAIVARQHQPVVGSWSPPSCNAGEALVRVRLAGDVPASVSSAAAGAPDGSVLGRDLVGVVSEVGEDAPAGVRERLLKSRVVCSPTVACGTCDMCRAGVSQHCREGGTLGSDGVPGSMAAVVAVPWRNLTLVPEGLADDQALLAGPLSRALHAARMIRMEGKVYVTVLGDNLAALLAVQTIAKLNATVRLLGWRPEAFGRAEKWGVRHRHADEVGRRRDQTVVVDCVGSEASMDLALGMLRPRGTFILAAQPQAGARVDLTPVVAGELEVIGASFGSVADALPLLASGEVQTTGLVEVRTRPSEAPRLLSRPELLYVAVEF
- a CDS encoding HEAT repeat domain-containing protein; the encoded protein is MTRSLASLGAMCGLLLLMGGCQGTGVQFGEDSIVNKIFATTQVNPAELARDPYDPDARYRGTVRLTMELLEPDERILAIFRDNLQDEYAAVRAAAARGLGIHGVAADGALLARALDDPEPMVRRAAAIGLQRIHEPSATGRLLELIDPENEPDQNVRVEAAIALGQYPQSDVVTGLLTSLRSDTEQSLAVHAAVVRSLELLTGQDFGLDFIAWQRWIDQNGSWFADQQTYVYPVFTRSRAWWEYLPWMPLPPTETSSTPVGLTRTPR
- a CDS encoding ATP-binding cassette domain-containing protein gives rise to the protein MATESADPSGGACLRVAGLTHQYAGQTRGLGPVDLALRSGRVVALVGSNGAGKSTLLRLLAGVLTPRRGSVELAGRPIGRWSEAERAKRLALAPQRTSLAFAFTVREYVGFGPFAAGRRGSGEAVAWAMEAMDLTRHADAALPRLSVGQQQRATIARALAQLGAGDLTGKVLLADEPASSLDTRHAGRLIETLRELAGRGLAVVVAAHDLPWAASVADGGLAISDEGSVVEMSVAELGDPSALEGVFGAAFERFRSEDGGRVVALPRMASSERAVD
- a CDS encoding NAD(P)H-binding protein — translated: MDQNTNGSSHGAKGTVAVTGATGFVGGHVVRALLDRGYKVRALSHSHKDIADLRDRDAVAVTVGDINDADALAELLRGCTAAIHLVGIIRETKNKRFDALHVEGTRSIVKACQRAGVRRYLHMSALGVDDEARTQYQKTKFKAEQEVRASDLDWTIFRPSLIHGPGGEFTQMMVQWSRGEIAPWIGMPYFRRPETEQRVPFGGVSYVDPEVQPIVVTDVANYFVDALERDETIGEIFNLVGAERLSWPAMLEYVHEHVPHAKKGVHPLWAPADIAALQAKAASFVGLGGLLPFDEGMATMGAQDSTSSLERVEAYFDRQPKPFRDSFSVYAGKL